The Acinetobacter defluvii genome includes a region encoding these proteins:
- a CDS encoding LysE family transporter yields MSLLLTICSLHFFAQLSPGPDVLLVAKSSASTTRQNTLKIILGISVGIIVWVLLTLMGFTVLIEQWPWIQQILMLIGGLFLAKMGYAMLKGGILTLKQETILEGVIQQQPKNYFMLGLLTNLSNPKTLIYFSSVFSLALSSSASIHLKTQLAIIIPIQTFLVFTLFMSIMSLPKVKNIYQKLGGYIDIVSGTLFVIFAIWLWLDAFRLL; encoded by the coding sequence ATGTCTTTGTTATTGACCATTTGTTCGTTACATTTCTTTGCCCAACTTAGTCCTGGTCCTGATGTCTTACTTGTTGCAAAAAGTTCTGCCTCAACCACACGTCAAAATACCTTAAAAATAATATTGGGAATTTCTGTAGGAATTATCGTATGGGTATTACTAACACTCATGGGGTTTACGGTTTTAATTGAACAATGGCCTTGGATTCAGCAAATTCTCATGCTAATTGGTGGATTATTCTTAGCGAAAATGGGGTATGCGATGCTAAAGGGAGGAATTTTAACTTTAAAACAAGAAACAATATTAGAAGGAGTGATTCAGCAACAACCTAAAAACTATTTTATGTTGGGATTGTTAACAAATCTATCCAATCCTAAGACTTTGATTTATTTTAGTAGTGTATTTTCTCTAGCACTTAGCTCATCTGCCAGTATCCATCTAAAAACACAATTGGCAATCATCATTCCTATTCAAACATTTTTAGTATTTACATTGTTTATGTCCATTATGTCTCTGCCTAAAGTAAAAAATATTTACCAAAAATTAGGAGGTTATATCGATATCGTGTCAGGCACTTTGTTCGTTATTTTTGCTATATGGTTGTGGTTGGATGCGTTTCGTCTGTTGTAG
- a CDS encoding monooxygenase, giving the protein MPVLLQVDFPTQGPFSDEMSIAFKELAESINLEKGFLWKIWTENSQSQEAGGIYLFDNEENAQNYAKMHTLRLQSFGIKNIRTKCFSVNFPLSKINQANFLVKK; this is encoded by the coding sequence ATGCCAGTATTACTACAAGTTGACTTTCCTACCCAAGGACCTTTTTCAGATGAAATGTCGATTGCATTTAAAGAACTTGCTGAAAGTATTAACTTAGAAAAAGGGTTTTTATGGAAAATTTGGACTGAAAATAGTCAAAGCCAAGAAGCTGGTGGTATCTATTTATTTGATAATGAAGAAAATGCACAAAATTATGCAAAAATGCACACGTTACGCTTACAGAGTTTTGGAATCAAAAATATTCGTACAAAATGTTTTTCAGTCAATTTTCCTTTATCGAAAATCAATCAAGCTAATTTTTTAGTTAAAAAATAA